GGCTCCGAGCGGGCCGTCCAGGAGGCGACCGACGCGGCCGTCGAGGAGATCGAGCGGCTGGTCAAGGCGAAGCTCGCGGAGATCGGGGCCTGACGACCATGGCCGGGCGCGCGACCGCCGTGGCGGAGCCTTGCCAGGCTCTCGGCCCCCTGCGCTTCCCATCGCGGTCGGTCTCGGGCGATGATACAGGTCGAACGATGACTTCGGCATCCGGGAGGCGGATCGATGGGCGTGGGAATGAGGGTCGCTCCGGCGGTGGTCGCGGCGTTGCTGGCGATCGGCTCGGCGGCGAACGGGCAGGCGCAGGAGGTGAGCAACTTCTACAACATCGTGGACCCCTCGGGGGCCGACCCGTGGGTGATCCGGCATGACGACGGCCGGTATTACCTGATCCAGTCGATGCAGGGGGGGATCGTGCTGCGACGGTCGCCCACGATCACCGGGCTGTCGGCCGGGGAAGACCGCCTGATCTGGCGGCCGGAGCCCGGCACGGCGCACAGCAAGGAGCTTTGGGCGCCGGAGATCCACCGGCTGAAGGGGGGGTGGTACGTCTACGTCGCGGCCGACGACGGCGACAACAACCACCACCGGATGTACGTCCTGGAGAACCGCGCGGACGACCCGTTCGAGGGGACGTTCACCTTCAAGGGGAAGATCACCGACCCCTCCGATAAGTGGGCCATCGACGGCACCGTGTTGCGCACGGGAACGGGCGACGCGGAGCGGCTCTACTTCGTCTGGTCGGGCTGGGAAGGGGACAAGAACGTCGACCAGCGGATCTACATCGCCCCGATGAGCGACCCGGCGACCATCTCCGGCCCGCGCGTCGAGCTGTCCCGGCCGACCCACGACTGGGAGAAGGCCGCCGGGCCGCCGACCATCAACGAGGGCCCCGAGGCCCTGATCCACAACGGCCGCGTCTTCCTGGTCTATTCGGCCGCCGGAAGTTGGAGCGACCACTACTGCCTGGGCCTGCTGGCGCTCAAGCCGGGGGCGGACCCGCTCAACGCCTCGGCCTGGACCAAGTCGCCGGAGCCGGTCTTCGCGAGCGCGAATGGAGTCGTCGCGCCGGGCCACAACTCGTTCACGAAGTCGCCCGACGGCAAGGAAGACTGGATCGTCTTCCACGCGGCCAAGGCCCCGGGCTCGGGCTGGTCGCGATCCATCCGCGCCCAGGAGTTCCACTGGGGGAAAGACGGCCTCCCCGTCTTCGGCGCGCCGAAGGCCGCCGACCGACCAATCCCGCTTCCTTCCGGCGAGCCGAAGCGGCTCCGGCTGGAAGCCGAGAAGGCGCGGCTGGAAGGCCCCGCGAAGGGCGTCGCCGACTCCCAAAGCTCGGGCCGATCGAAGCTCGTCGACCTGACAGGCCCCGAGGCCCGCGCGACGTTCGAGGTCTCGGTCGCGAAGGCGGGGACGTACGTGGTCGCCGTCCGCTACCGGACCGAGCCGGGCCCCGCGGCCGACCGTCGGGCGCGCAACTCGCATCGCCTGCTGGTCGCCGACCGCCCGCAGACGACGCTCGTGTATCCGGACTCGGGAGGCGGCCGGTGGTCGGTCGCCTACGCCCGGCTGCGGCTCCTCGAAGGGAGCAACCAGATCGGCCTCGCTCCCGGCGACGGCCGGGCCGAGGTCGATTGTCTGGACGTCGTCCTCGACCCCGAGTGAGTCGGGGCCGAGGATGAAGACCTGGGCGTCACACTGAAGCTGAAGCCGAAGCCGCCGCGGCTCGACGGCGGCGGACGCTCCAGCCCACGGCCCCGACGGCGCCCAGGCCGAGCATGACGAGGGAGCAGGGCTCAGGAACCGCCTGCGTCAGAACCAGGGTGCCTTGCTCCTCGATCACGTTCCCCGACAGGTCGTGGGCGTGGATGAGGTAGTTGATCGTAATCACCGCATTCGCAACCAGCGCGGGGAGGTCGATGTAGGTGAGGATCGAGAACTGGCCGAGGAAGCGGTCCGAGCCCGAGTTGTTCACCAGCGCCGTCGCTGGTCCGAAGAGGTTCGAGTAGTAGAACGTGAAGTCCGAGGAGGGGACCGAGATCGGCGGGTCGCTCTGCCACGTGGCCGTCGACGGATTGGAGAGGATGGGCGTCCAGCCCATGCCGGTGGGAACCAGCGGCTCGTTCTGAGGCTGGCTGGTCGTCGAGCCGGTCGGCGGCGGGCCGGGGTTGAAGGCCGCGGTCCCCGGAACGTCGAACAGCTTGACGTAATCCCCCGTCAGGAATTGCACGCCGGTGCGCTCATACCCCAGGAAGGTGAGACGGTAGACCGGATCCCCTGCGACGACGATGATGCCGCCGTCGGGCGGCTGAGTCAGGTAGCCCACAAGGCCCGCTCGGACTTCCGTCGAAGCCAGGGTCGAGCCCACAAGCATCGTGAAGACGGCGACCAACGGACGGAACAGGCAACGACGGAGTCCATGCATAAAGGATGCTCCCGAGGCGCTCGATGTACGGTTCGAACGAATTTGCGACGTCGGGCGACGTCTCGTCCATGAGGAAGGATGGCAAAAATCGCCGTTCAGCTCTCGCTCGGCACCGCGGGCAAACCCGAAGGATTCGTGCGACGATGCGGAATGAGCTCCACCGAAGGCCAATCGCCACGTGGTCCTGGGTGCTGCTTAGTCCGTAGAGCGCTCAAGATCCACCTATCGCGGTGCGCATTCTATCGTATCCCAGCGATTGGAGGCAAGCATATCCGTAGCCTTACGTTGCATAAATTCAACAATCCAGCGCCCCCCGCCTCACGGCCGCGCGATTAGGGAACATGCGAGGGCCGTTAGCCACGCTTGCTTCCCGTCTTACATCGCCTTACTCTGTAATCCATCGGAGACGATGATTCCGACGCCGGGAGAACCGATCGATGTTGAACAAATTGCATCGCATTCGCTTTTTTCTAATCGCCGGTTTGGCGACGGCTCTCACCGCCGCCGACGGTCCTCGGTTCCCCAAGCCTGATCCGGCCGCCGCGCTGGGTGAATACAAGACTTACGCCGCCCCCGGCGACCCGCTGCGGCGGGTCGTCGAGGACTGGGACGGCGCCCGCCGCCGCGCCGCGGAACCGCGATGGCGGGACTGGGTCGCGGCTCGTCGCGCCGAGGTCGACGAGTGGAAGGCCCATCGTCGCGACAAGGTGGAGTGGCGGTCCGGCTGGCATCACGACTTCGTCAGTCCGAAGGACGGCTCGTTCCTGGTCTGGACGCCCGACGAGCCCGGTCCGGACACGCTCCGCAGCCGCAACGACCCGAAGACGCCCGTCGCGCTGACGCCGACGCTCCATGACGCCTGGGTCTACCGCTTCCGCACCCAGAACGCCTCCCTCATGCCGGAGGCCGCCCGGCTCTTCCGCCTCACCGGCGAGCGGGCCTACGCCGACTGGGCGGCCGGCCAGCTCGACTTCTACGCGGCCAACTACAAGAAGTTCCCCCGCCTGCCCAAGCCCCAGCCCGGCACGCAGATGATGTATCAGTCTCTCGACGAGGCGACGATGCTCAGCCGGTTCGTCGAGACCGCCCGGCTGCTGGACGACTTCGCGACCCCCGAGCGCAAGCGGGCCTGGCTGGAGGGGCTCTTCCGCCCCCAGTGCGAGTTGCTCGCCCAGACCCGCCGCGACATCCACAACATCGCCTGCTGGCAACGCTCGGCCGCGGCGCAGGTCGCGCTCCTATACCACGACGACGCCCTCTGGAAGCAGGCCGTGGACGGCCCCTTCGGCGTCCGGCAGCAGGTCCGCGAGGGGATCACCGGCGACTACCTCTGGTATGAGCAGTCGTTGGGCTACAACTCGTACACGGCCCGGGCGCTGATGCCGATGTTCGAGGCCGCCTGGCTCGCCGGCCGGGCGGGGGAGCTTCGCGACGAGATGCTCGCCGTGCAGAATCTGATCCTCTCGCCGATGGCCCTGCGGTTCCCCGACGGCCGCCTGCCGACCCCCGCCGACCAGAACGGCACCGGCAAGGCCCCCGACCGCGAAACCCTGGCCGACGCCGCCCGGCTCTTCCCGAACCCCATCGGCCTGAAGGAAGCGTCGAAGCGGCGGACCTGGGCGACGCTCGTCGACCCTCTCCCCGCGCCGAGCGGCTCCTACGAACTGCCCCCGGTCGTCTCGCGCGATTTGGAGTCGAGCCGGATGGCCGTCCTCTCGGCCGACGGCTGGCAGGTCTTCTTCCACTACGGGCAGCTCACGCAATCGCACGCCCAGGCCGAGGCGCTGAACTTCGAGGCGACTTTCAAGGACGTGGACGTGACCCACGATCCGGGGACCGTCGGCTACGGCTCGCCGTTGCATCGCGGCTGGTATCGCACGGCCCCCGCGCACAACGTCCCGATGATCGACGGCCAGGGCCAGGTCGGCTGGGATCCGGGCGAGCGCGGGTCGTTCTCGAAGACCTCTTCCACCGCCGCCCAGCCGCGCTACAGCCCGGACGCCTCGGCCTCGCGACGGCTCTCCATCGAAGGGGGCAAGCTCGTCGACGAGGCGACCGTCGAGGCCCTCCACGTGAAGCCGGGTGCCAAGCCCCACGCCGGCCTGGCGCTGCACGTCCAGGGCCACGTCGAGGCCCCCGAAAGCCTCCGCGCCGACGCCTCGTTCGCCGGGTCCCGCCCGGCCCCGTTCCAGCAGTGGAAGGACGCCCGCACCGCCACCTACCGCGACCGGGCCGAGTTCATCATGACCACCGCCAAGGGCGCCCGCTTCCGGCTGACCTTCCAGACCCCCGGCGCGTTCCGCGTCACCCTGGCGAACACCCCCGACGCGCCCCCCAAGCGCCGCGACTCCTTCTACCTCGAAACCGACGCCCCCAAGGCCACATTCCGGACGACGTTCGAGCCGCTCGAAGGCGAGAAGCCGAAGCCCTGAGGCGCGCCGTTCGGGCGGCGAGGGTTAGTAGAGGAAGAAGCGCGACTCGATGAGGCAGCGGCTGATCTCGGTGTCGCGCCAGTCCCAGAGCCGTTCGTGGTGGCGGTCGACGTCGTGGGGGCGTTGGTTCCAGGAGCTGGGGTAGTACCAGGCCCCGACGGCCTGCAGGGCGATCGACCAGGCGATCGCGACGACCAGGAAGATCCGAAGGGCCAGGCGTCGCGACAGGGACCAGTCGATCGCGAAGGCCAGCAGGATCGCCAGCGGCACGGAGGCCTCGATCCAGTACCGGGGGCCGAACGAGTGGCCCCCCCACCAGACCGAATACTTGGAGAGCAGGACCGCGTAGGGCACGAGCGCCAGCGTCGTCCACGCGACCGCCGGGAAGGCGGCGACTCGCCGGGCCGTCGCGGGGAGGAGAAGGACCGCCGGCGCGGCCCAGGGGGAGAACACGAACAGCCCCCGCGCCGGGCTGAACAGCGTCCCCGCCGCCCCCTCCAGGAAGCGGCCCGTCCAGATGCCCTCGACCCCGTGGACGGACGCGTGGAGCGCCTCCAGGCCGTCCTGGCCTCCGGCCCATACGCCGAAGTAGTAGAGGTTGTAAGCCAGCAGGACCGCGGCGATCGGCACGGCGGGGAAGATGAACCAGGCGAGATCCCTCGGCCGAGTCAGCAGCAGGCCGAGCGCGACGGCCGCCGGGAAGACCACGTCGAACAGCCGGATGGCCGTCAGCATCCCCGCCGCCAGCCCGGCGCCCGCCAGGTGTGCTCGCGAGGCCGGCCCGGGCGTCAGGAGCCGGAGCATGACCACGAGCATCAGCACCGCCGGGCCGTGCTGCCAGGCCGCCTGACTCGCCACCGCCCAGAGGTCCGACCCCAGCGCCCCCGCCAGCGCCGCCGGGACCGCCGCACGCCCCAGGCCCATCCGATCCAGGAGCTGGAGCAGCAACGCTCCCGCCAGCGCCGCCAGGATCGCCATCGCGTTCTTGGACATCTGCGAGCAGGCCTTCTGCAGCCAGTACAAGTTGGAATCCCAGCCCGGCTCGACGAGGTCCCGGTACCAGATCTGCGGTGCGATCAGCGGCGCCGTCAGGAGCGCCGGGGCCACGGGATAACGCGACAGGATGTGCCCGCGGCCGGTCGTCGCGAAATCCGGCAGGGCGTGATCCGGCAAGCGGATCCCGTTCTCAAACCGCTCCAGGAACGGGCCGTAACCCCGGACCAGGGCGTACGGCAGCACCTCGTTCGGGTACGTGTCGTAAGCGCCGATCGACGCCCGCTGGTTCCCCAGGTAGGCCGCCAACAGGAGCAGCCCGAACGTCCAGTACCGCGTCCGCCCCGAGCAGACCCATGCCAGCGAGACCTCCCGTCGCGCCAGATCCGAGGCCCTCGCCCAGCCCCTCGTCAACCCCGGCCCCATCGCCATCGCCGCCGCTCCCCCTCACCCCAGGGACGTCGCGATATCGGACGTCCCCACTTCGTCATCCGCGTCCTTCTTTGGCCTGAAGCCAACCCATGCTACAGGTAGGCGTCAATCCTGTTCGGCACGGGCGTCGGGCCTCGAAAGCTCCGAAGGCGACCTTATGACTCCCCCAAGACAGTTCGGCGCCCGACGGACGAACTCATCTGCGAGAGGACCCAGGCGAGTTCGCTCTCGGGTGAAGCGTCTTCAAAGGATCGCCGGACAGCCCATCTCCTATGCCTGTCGGACTTTCCGCCCGCGTCGCTGATGTTAACAGGACATCAGAATTGAGAATGTTTTTGACCGAGTCCGCTTGCGGCGATACCATCCCTCTCATCGGGCCGGATCATGACGCGGAGCCCGACTCGATCGCATCAATTGGGGACGCTCTGGAGGAACCAGCTCATGAGGCGCGGTTGTTCCCTGGGTCTCGTCATCGCGTTCCTGGCCGGAGGCGTCGGCATTGGCGCCGGCCCGGCGTCGTCGCCGCTCTCGGAGTCGGAGCGGGCGCTGACGGAGAAGGTCGACGCCCATCTGGCCCGGGCCTGGGCCGAGGCCGGCGTCGAGCCGACGCAGGCCGCCGACGACGCCGAGTTCCTCCGTCGCGTCTGGTTGGACGTCGCCGGCAAGATCCCCACGGCGGCCGAGGCGCGGGCGTTCCTCGACGATCCAACGCCCGACAAGCGGGCCCGCCTGGTCGACAATCTCCTGCGCAGCAACGCCGCGACGAATCACGCCGTCAACACCTGGCGGAACCTGCTGATCCCCGAGGCGGCGTCGAATACGGTGGCGCGGGTCCTCGCCCCGGACTTCGACGTCTGGCTCCGCGCACGCCTCATCGGCGGCGTCGGGCTGGACGTCCTGGCCCGCGACCTGTTCTCCACCCCCCTCGACGGGCGGGGCCCATTCACGTCCCAGCCAAGCTCCGCCAAGTCGGAGGCGACGCCGCTCGCCTACTACGCGGCCAAGGGCTATCGTCCCGAGGACCTCGCCGCCTCCACGGCGCGGCAGTTCCTGGGGGTCCGGATCGAGTGCGCCCAGTGCCATAACCATCCGTTCTCCACCTGGAAGCGCGATGAGTTCTGGTCGTTGGCCGCCGCCTTCGCAGGGCTCCAGCAGCCCGCGCAGCCGAACGGCGGCATCTCCCTCAACGCGCGGGAAGACCGCTCGAAGCGGGAGCTGGAGATCCCCGGCACGTCGCGAAAAGTCTCCGCCCGGTTCCCCGACGGAACCGAGCCCGCCACCAGCAAGGACGCCAGCGCCCGCCAGGCGCTGGCGAAGTGGATGACCTCGCCCGACAACCCGTACTTCGCGAAGGCCGCCGTCAACCGGATCTGGAGTCAGCTCTTCGGCATCGGGCTGGTCGATCCGGTCGACGACTTCGGCGACGCGAATCCGCCGAGCCATCCCGAGCTGCTCGAGGATCTGGCGGCCTGGTTCATCTCGTCCGGCTACGACCGCCAGGCCCTGATCCGCGCCCTGACCGCCACGCGGGCCTACGGCCTCTCCAGCGACGTCGAGCACGCGCGGCCGGCCGACCCTCGGCTGTTCGCGCGCGGCCCCGTCCGAGGGCTGACCTCCGAGCAATTCTACGACAGCCTGGCGCAGGCCGTGGGGATGCCTCCGGAGCTTACGGCGAACCCCCGCGCGGTCGTGCCGAACGGCCCCCGCGCCGCCCTCCTGGAGAAGTTCGCGATGGGGGACGACCGGCCGACCGAGCACCAGACGTCGATCCCACAGGCGCTCGCGCTGATGAACGGCGCATTCGTCGCCGGAGCGACGGACCTGGTGCAGGGCGA
This genomic stretch from Paludisphaera rhizosphaerae harbors:
- a CDS encoding family 43 glycosylhydrolase; amino-acid sequence: MGVGMRVAPAVVAALLAIGSAANGQAQEVSNFYNIVDPSGADPWVIRHDDGRYYLIQSMQGGIVLRRSPTITGLSAGEDRLIWRPEPGTAHSKELWAPEIHRLKGGWYVYVAADDGDNNHHRMYVLENRADDPFEGTFTFKGKITDPSDKWAIDGTVLRTGTGDAERLYFVWSGWEGDKNVDQRIYIAPMSDPATISGPRVELSRPTHDWEKAAGPPTINEGPEALIHNGRVFLVYSAAGSWSDHYCLGLLALKPGADPLNASAWTKSPEPVFASANGVVAPGHNSFTKSPDGKEDWIVFHAAKAPGSGWSRSIRAQEFHWGKDGLPVFGAPKAADRPIPLPSGEPKRLRLEAEKARLEGPAKGVADSQSSGRSKLVDLTGPEARATFEVSVAKAGTYVVAVRYRTEPGPAADRRARNSHRLLVADRPQTTLVYPDSGGGRWSVAYARLRLLEGSNQIGLAPGDGRAEVDCLDVVLDPE
- a CDS encoding PEP-CTERM sorting domain-containing protein, which gives rise to MHGLRRCLFRPLVAVFTMLVGSTLASTEVRAGLVGYLTQPPDGGIIVVAGDPVYRLTFLGYERTGVQFLTGDYVKLFDVPGTAAFNPGPPPTGSTTSQPQNEPLVPTGMGWTPILSNPSTATWQSDPPISVPSSDFTFYYSNLFGPATALVNNSGSDRFLGQFSILTYIDLPALVANAVITINYLIHAHDLSGNVIEEQGTLVLTQAVPEPCSLVMLGLGAVGAVGWSVRRRRAAAASASASV
- a CDS encoding heparinase II/III domain-containing protein; translation: MLNKLHRIRFFLIAGLATALTAADGPRFPKPDPAAALGEYKTYAAPGDPLRRVVEDWDGARRRAAEPRWRDWVAARRAEVDEWKAHRRDKVEWRSGWHHDFVSPKDGSFLVWTPDEPGPDTLRSRNDPKTPVALTPTLHDAWVYRFRTQNASLMPEAARLFRLTGERAYADWAAGQLDFYAANYKKFPRLPKPQPGTQMMYQSLDEATMLSRFVETARLLDDFATPERKRAWLEGLFRPQCELLAQTRRDIHNIACWQRSAAAQVALLYHDDALWKQAVDGPFGVRQQVREGITGDYLWYEQSLGYNSYTARALMPMFEAAWLAGRAGELRDEMLAVQNLILSPMALRFPDGRLPTPADQNGTGKAPDRETLADAARLFPNPIGLKEASKRRTWATLVDPLPAPSGSYELPPVVSRDLESSRMAVLSADGWQVFFHYGQLTQSHAQAEALNFEATFKDVDVTHDPGTVGYGSPLHRGWYRTAPAHNVPMIDGQGQVGWDPGERGSFSKTSSTAAQPRYSPDASASRRLSIEGGKLVDEATVEALHVKPGAKPHAGLALHVQGHVEAPESLRADASFAGSRPAPFQQWKDARTATYRDRAEFIMTTAKGARFRLTFQTPGAFRVTLANTPDAPPKRRDSFYLETDAPKATFRTTFEPLEGEKPKP
- a CDS encoding DUF1553 domain-containing protein; the encoded protein is MRRGCSLGLVIAFLAGGVGIGAGPASSPLSESERALTEKVDAHLARAWAEAGVEPTQAADDAEFLRRVWLDVAGKIPTAAEARAFLDDPTPDKRARLVDNLLRSNAATNHAVNTWRNLLIPEAASNTVARVLAPDFDVWLRARLIGGVGLDVLARDLFSTPLDGRGPFTSQPSSAKSEATPLAYYAAKGYRPEDLAASTARQFLGVRIECAQCHNHPFSTWKRDEFWSLAAAFAGLQQPAQPNGGISLNAREDRSKRELEIPGTSRKVSARFPDGTEPATSKDASARQALAKWMTSPDNPYFAKAAVNRIWSQLFGIGLVDPVDDFGDANPPSHPELLEDLAAWFISSGYDRQALIRALTATRAYGLSSDVEHARPADPRLFARGPVRGLTSEQFYDSLAQAVGMPPELTANPRAVVPNGPRAALLEKFAMGDDRPTEHQTSIPQALALMNGAFVAGATDLVQGETLGAVADAPFLDDRGRVETLFLAALSRRPRPEESARLVAYVASHGSRLALADVFWALLNSAEFKLNH